One Doryrhamphus excisus isolate RoL2022-K1 chromosome 17, RoL_Dexc_1.0, whole genome shotgun sequence genomic region harbors:
- the elp6 gene encoding elongator complex protein 6 isoform X2, with protein MFTELNSILNISPENFPTEEFVLLSDRQSDASFLVHHFLGFYLRAGCKVCFLGLAQSFSHYSAVSQRLGVSLSQAKDKGQLVFLEGLNESLSILSPQDAQTGSEAMDFLRNPAAGLRSLFQFVNSSVSQGCAEMLWGPPVLLVDDLSVLLSLGVGVSAVLDFSHYCRAAVCSQLKGNVVMLMRCDSEDEDDDGGSERLLKGLTHQCSLALYVQGLPTGYCRDIHGGGV; from the exons ATGTTTACAGAGTTGAACAGCATCTTGAACATCAGCCCGGAAAACTTCCCGACG GAAGAATTTGTGCTGCTGTCTGACAGGCAGAGTGATGCCTCCTTCCTCGTCCATCACTTCCTAGGCTTCTACCTCAGAG CTGGttgtaaagtgtgttttttgggCCTGGCTCAGTCTTTCAGTCACTACAGTGCTGTCAGCCAGAGACTG GGTGTCAGTCTGTCTCAGGCAAAGGACAAAGGTCAGCTGGTATTCCTGGAGGGACTCAATGAATCCTTGTCCATCTTGAGTCCACAAGAtgcccaaacaggaagtgaagccaTGGACTTCCTTAG GAATCCTGCTGCCGGTCTTCGTAGTCTCTTTCAGTTTGTGAACTCCAGCGTCAGTCAGGGGTGCGCAGAGATGTTGTGGGGTCCCCCTGTGCTGCTGGTGGATGACCTCAGCGTGCTGCTGAGTCTTGGTGTGGGCGTGAGCGCCGTGCTGGACTTCAGCCATTACTGCAGAGCTGCCGTGTGCTCCCAACTAAAG GGCAATGTTGTGATGCTGATGCGCTGCGACAGTGAAGACGAAGACGACGATGGAGGCTCAGAGAGACTGCTGAAGGGGTTGACTCATCAGTGTAGCCTGGCTCTTTACGTACAGGGTCTACCCACTGGCTACTGCAGGGACATCCATG GTGGAGGTGTATGA
- the elp6 gene encoding elongator complex protein 6 isoform X1, which produces MFTELNSILNISPENFPTEEFVLLSDRQSDASFLVHHFLGFYLRAGCKVCFLGLAQSFSHYSAVSQRLGVSLSQAKDKGQLVFLEGLNESLSILSPQDAQTGSEAMDFLRNPAAGLRSLFQFVNSSVSQGCAEMLWGPPVLLVDDLSVLLSLGVGVSAVLDFSHYCRAAVCSQLKGNVVMLMRCDSEDEDDDGGSERLLKGLTHQCSLALYVQGLPTGYCRDIHGQVEVYDRRKGNKKTFQYKVQDKAASFFPPGTSSAVL; this is translated from the exons ATGTTTACAGAGTTGAACAGCATCTTGAACATCAGCCCGGAAAACTTCCCGACG GAAGAATTTGTGCTGCTGTCTGACAGGCAGAGTGATGCCTCCTTCCTCGTCCATCACTTCCTAGGCTTCTACCTCAGAG CTGGttgtaaagtgtgttttttgggCCTGGCTCAGTCTTTCAGTCACTACAGTGCTGTCAGCCAGAGACTG GGTGTCAGTCTGTCTCAGGCAAAGGACAAAGGTCAGCTGGTATTCCTGGAGGGACTCAATGAATCCTTGTCCATCTTGAGTCCACAAGAtgcccaaacaggaagtgaagccaTGGACTTCCTTAG GAATCCTGCTGCCGGTCTTCGTAGTCTCTTTCAGTTTGTGAACTCCAGCGTCAGTCAGGGGTGCGCAGAGATGTTGTGGGGTCCCCCTGTGCTGCTGGTGGATGACCTCAGCGTGCTGCTGAGTCTTGGTGTGGGCGTGAGCGCCGTGCTGGACTTCAGCCATTACTGCAGAGCTGCCGTGTGCTCCCAACTAAAG GGCAATGTTGTGATGCTGATGCGCTGCGACAGTGAAGACGAAGACGACGATGGAGGCTCAGAGAGACTGCTGAAGGGGTTGACTCATCAGTGTAGCCTGGCTCTTTACGTACAGGGTCTACCCACTGGCTACTGCAGGGACATCCATGGTCAG GTGGAGGTGTATGACAGGAGGAAAGGCAACAAGAAGACATTTCAGTACAAAGTCCAGGACAAAGCAGCCTCCTTCTTTCCTCCAGGGACGTCAAGCGCTGTCCTCTAG